One part of the Anopheles coustani chromosome 2, idAnoCousDA_361_x.2, whole genome shotgun sequence genome encodes these proteins:
- the LOC131265034 gene encoding LOW QUALITY PROTEIN: mucin-2-like (The sequence of the model RefSeq protein was modified relative to this genomic sequence to represent the inferred CDS: substituted 2 bases at 2 genomic stop codons): protein MQLLLRGSTLVLLTTVLALVLGAAQADISTLLRGGYSNNNILQADGYHYDKPKVPFEEPPRKCAASEQNPDGSCGYDYPKPDQSFTLPNEYLPPTTTTTRRTTTTTRPTTTTTRRTTTTTRPTTTVSERVDLLLXEDCERYLRLPFTKVLTSLGKDEIMYFSLNYXTTRRTTTTTRPTTTTTRRTTTPRLVTTTKCPPSAQNPDGSCGYDYPKPDQSFTLPNRVSTTTTTRRPPTTTRLVTTTKLSTTTTTRRPPTTTRLVTTTKCPPSAQNPDGSCGYDYPKPDQSFTLPNRVSTTTPRPTTTTRRTTTTTRPTTTTTRRTTTTTRPTTRTTQRIVTTTKCAPSAQNPDGSCGYDYPKPDQSFTLPNRVSTTTTRPTTTTRRTTTTTRRTTPPQEYLPPTTTTRRTTTTTRPTTTTTRRTTTTTRRPPTTTTPRRVTTTKCPPSAQNPDGSCGYDYPKPDQSFTLPNRVSTTTTSRRTTPAQEYLPPTTTTRRTTTTTRPTTTTTRRTTTTTRPTTTTTRRTTTTTRPTTRTTPRIVTTTKCPPSSRNPDGSCGYDYPKPDESFTLPNRVSTTTTRRPTTTTRRITTTTRRTTPAQEYLPPTTTTRRTTTRPTTTTRRTTTTTRPTTTTTRRTTTTTRPTTRTTPRIVTTTKCPPSAQNPDGSCGYDYPKPDQSFTLPNRVSTTTTRPTTTTRRTTATTRRTTPAQEYLPPTTTTRRPTTTTTRPTTTTTRRTTTTTRPTTTTRLTTTTRRTTTPPRIVTTTKCPPSARNPDGSCGYDYPKPDQSFTLPNRVSTTTRKPTTTTRRTTTTTRRTTPAQEYLPPTTTTRRTTTTTRPTTTTTRRTTTTTRPTTTTRLTTTTRRTTTPPRIVTTTKCPPSERNPDGSCGYDYPKPDQSFTLPNRVSTTTPRPTTTTRRTTTTTRRTTPAQEYLPPTTTTRRTTTTTRPTTTTRRTTTTTRPTTTTTRRTTPAQEYLPPTTTTRRTTTTTRPTTTTTRRTTTTTRPTTRTTPRVVTTTKCPLSAQNPDGSCGYDYPKPDESFTLPNRVSTTTTRRPTTTTTTTRRTTPSQEYLPPSTTTRRTTTRPPTTTTTTTTTPRPTTTKTTTTRRPTTTTEKGGCSESELNADGTCGYEYPKPPNPLTLPPKIPTVRPTTAPEYLPPEVSTGYSYPKPAVPFNF from the exons ATGCAGTTACTGTTGAGG gGGAGCACACTTGTGCTGCTCACTACCGTGTTAGCGTTGGTGTTGGGGGCGGCCCAGGCGGACATTTCCACCCTTCTGCGCGGCGGTTACTCGAACAACAACATCCTGCAAGCCGATGGATACCACTACGATAAGCCGAAGGTCCCGTTCGAGGAGCCACCGCGCAAGTGTGCGGCATCGGAACAGAACCCGGACGGAAGCTGCGGCTACGACTATCCGAAACCGGATCAATCGTTTACGCTGCCCAACGAGTATCTTCCACCGACGACCACG ACCACCCGTAGGACAACGACGACAACACGTcccacaacgacgacgacgagaagAACGACGACCACAACGCGTCCTACAACAACGGTAAGCGAGAGAGTGGATTTATTATTATGAGAAGATTGTGAACGATACCTTAGGTTGCCCTTTACAAAAGTCTTGACAAGCCTAGGAAAGGATGAaataatgtatttttctttaaactaTTAGACAACCCGccgaaccaccaccacaacgagGCCTACAACGACCACAACTCGTAGAACAACGACTCCGCGGCTCGTAACGACGACCAAGTGTCCACCGTCCGCTCAGAATCCTGATGGCAGCTGTGGCTACGATTACCCCAAGCCAGATCAATCATTCACTCTACCGAACCGAGTGTCTACCACCACAACTACCAGAAGACCACCTACG ACAACGCGTCTTGTGACCACCACAAAGT TgtccaccaccacaaccacccgAAGACCGCCAACG ACAACACGTCTAGTGACCACCACAAAGTGTCCACCATCGGCCCAGAACCCGGACGGAAGCTGTGGCTACGATTATCCGAAGCCGGATCAGTCCTTCACACTTCCTAATCGTGTGTCGACCACAACGCCGAGGCCTACG acCACAACTCGTCGAACGACGACCACCACGAGACCAACGACGACG aCAACTCGTCGAACCACGACTACAACGCGTCCGACCACTAGAACCACGCAGCGGATCGTGACGACCACCAAGTGTGCCCCTTCAGCTCAGAATCCTGACGGAAGCTGCGGCTATGACTATCCGAAACCGGATCAATCGTTTACCCTGCCAAACCGGGTTTCTACGACAACAACGCGTCCTACGACG ACCACCCGAcgaacaacaaccaccacccgTAGGACGACGCCTCCACAGGAATATCTTCCACCAACGACAACCACCAGACGTACGACCACCACAACTCGCCCAACAACAACG ACGACTCGTCGtacaacaaccaccacccgGCGACCACCAACTACAACCACTCCTCGGCGTGTGACTACAACCAAGTGTCCACCGTCGGCTCAAAACCCAGATGGAAGCTGTGGCTACGACTATCCCAAGCCGGATCAATCCTTCACTCTCCCGAACCGAGTTTCTACTACCACAACAAG CCGTAGGACAACGCCAGCGCAGGAGTATTTGCCTCCAACGACAACTACGCGCCGGACAACAACCACTACCCGTCCAACAACCACTACCACTCGTCGTACAACGACCACAACGCGGCCTACAACAACG ACCACTCGAAGGACCACGACAACTACTCGTCCCACAACCAGGACGACGCCGCGTATTGTAACTACAACCAAGTGTCCCCCTTCATCTCGGAATCCGGATGGAAGCTGCGGCTATGATTATCCTAAACCGGATGAGTCTTTCACTCTACCGAACCGTGTTTCAACAACTACCACACGAAGACCAACGACG ACTACACGTCGTATTACAACGACTACGCGAAGGACTACTCCTGCCCAGGAATACCTGCCACCAACGACCACAACTCGTCGTACGACAACACGTCCCACTACGACAACCCGTCGTACCACCACAACCACGcgtccgacgacgacg ACTACGAGAAGAACTACAACAACGACGAGACCGACGACCAGAACAACGCCAAGAATCGTAACTACCACTAAGTGTCCCCCATCGGCCCAGAACCCTGATGGCAGCTGTGGTTACGATTATCCGAAGCCGGATCAGTCCTTCACCTTACCGAATCGAGTGTCAACAACCACTACCAGACCTACAACG ACAACGCGTCGTACAACGGCCACTACACGCAGGACGACACCGGCCCAGGAGTATCTCCCACCGACAACCACCACTCGCCGACCAACGACGACCACCACTCGACCAACAACAACC ACAACCCGTCGTACGACGACCACTACGAGGCCAACCACCACGACTAGGTTGACAACTACCACCCGCCGTACTACAACCCCACCGAGGATCGTTACGACAACCAAGTGTCCACCATCAGCGCGGAATCCCGATGGAAGCTGTGGCTACGATTATCCAAAGCCGGATCAGTCGTTCACTTTGCCCAATCGGGTGTCTACAACCACGCGAAAGCCAACAACG ACCACACGTCGAACGACAACCACTACCCGAAGGACTACACCAGCTCAGGAGTATCTGCCACCGACTACTACGACTAGGCGAACAACCACCACTACGCGGCCAACGACCACAACTACGCGCCGTACAACGACAACCACGAGGCCAACGACCACAACTCGGTTGACAACTACCACCAGGCGTACAACAACGCCGCCAAGGATTGTAACCACGACCAAGTGTCCACCTTCAGAGCGGAATCCCGATGGAAGCTGTGGCTACGATTACCCTAAGCCAGATCAGTCCTTTACTCTACCAAACCGGGTGTCTACAACTACTCCAAGGCCAACTACG ACCACACGTCGTACGACGACAACCACTCGAAGAACTACTCCGGCTCAGGAATATCTACCGCCTACGACTACGACGAGGCGAACAACGACCACGACCAGGCCAACGACCACAACGCGCCGTACGACGACCACTACACGACCTACGACGACG ACAACACGAAGAACCACTCCAGCGCAAGAGTACCTTCCACCGACAACAACTACGAGACGAACGACTACAACCACACGGCCTACTACAACG ACCACTCGTCGCACTACAACGACTACTCGGCCAACCACCCGAACCACTCCAAGGGTGGTGACTACAACCAAGTGCCCGCTGTCGGCCCAGAATCCTGACGGAAGCTGCGGTTATGACTATCCAAAGCCGGATGAGTCTTTCACACTGCCAAATCGAGTTTCTACGACTACCACACGAAGGCCTACTACG acaaccacaacaacacgcCGCACGACGCCATCGCAGGAATATCTTCCACCATCGACTACCACGCGG cGTACTACAACGAGGCCACCAACAACGACCACAACGACTACGACCACGCCGCGTCCTACGACCACAAAAACCACCACAACCCGTcggccaacaacaaccacggAGAAGGGAGGATGCAGCGAATCGGAGCTGAACGCAGATGGTACCTGCGGTTACGAGTACCCGAAACCCCCGAACCCTCTCACGCTGCCACCAAAGATCCCCACCGTGCGACCGACGACAGCTCCCGAGTACCTTCCGCCGGAGGTGTCAACCGGCTACTCCTACCCGAAGCCGGCCGTTCCTTTCAACTTCTAG